The following coding sequences lie in one Crassostrea angulata isolate pt1a10 chromosome 10, ASM2561291v2, whole genome shotgun sequence genomic window:
- the LOC128165586 gene encoding uncharacterized protein LOC128165586 isoform X2, which translates to MMDDYRIKVKTISPKTTPHPSWTGYIITIACPSKLINSRRGDRRYWKCVIPDCAARLNTHHEFITKFVHRHNHEPDAVDVKVRRIMEKIKQKQRRDQTSASNLRGRTMPSPIRGVHRI; encoded by the exons ATGATGGATGATTATAGGATCAAGGTGAAAACTATCTCACCGAAGACTACTCCTCATCCAAGCTGGACCGGTTATATTATCACGATAGCGTGTCCATCCAAGCTG ATCAATTCTCGGAGAGGAGACCGACGCTACTGGAAGTGTGTGATTCCGGACTGTGCTGCCAGACTCAACACGCATCATGAGTTCATCACAAAGTTCGTGCATCGCCACAACCATGAACCAGATGCCGTCGACGTCAAAGTACGAAGAATCATggagaaaataaaacagaagcaAAGAAGAGACCAAACCAGTGCCAGCAATCTACGAGGAAGAACGATGCCTTCTCCGATCAGAGGAGTTCATCGAATCTGA
- the LOC128165585 gene encoding putative nuclease HARBI1 — protein MTFNFLESVFSFVGRFTNIVARWPGSTHDSHVFRMSGIRQTIEEKFHSINDGVVLGDSGYACKPYLMTPYLRPSTPAHERFNSAHSRTRVTIERAFGWWKRRFHVLNAEIRMTPERVCTVIGACAVLHNLAILFREPVVDDGQDVDIDGNIQGQYNGPEDGKNIRNYITLHYF, from the exons ATGACATTTAACTTTCTTGAAAGTGTATTTTCTTTTGTAGGCAGATTCACCAACATTGTTGCTAGATGGCCCGGAAGTACACATGACAGTCATGTATTTCGTATGTCAGGCATTCGACAAACAATTGAGGAGAAGTTTCACTCGATTAACGACGGGGTTGTTCTTGGTGACAGCGGCTACGCGTGTAAACCTTACCTAATGACTCCGTATCTAAGACCATCGACTCCGGCCCATGAACGGTTTAACTCGGCCCACTCCAGAACCAGGGTAACCATAGAACGTGCCTTTGGTTGGTGGAAGAGACGATTTCACGTTCTCAATGCTGAAATTCGGATGACGCCGGAGAGAGTCTGTACAGTCATAG GAGCGTGCGCAGTACTTCATAACCTGGCTATTCTATTTCGGGAACCAGTTGTAGATGACGGCCAAGACGTGGACATCGATGGGAATATCCAAGGACAGTACAATGGACCCGAAGATGGGAAGAACATCAGAAATTATATCACATtgcattatttttaa
- the LOC128165586 gene encoding uncharacterized protein LOC128165586 isoform X1 yields MDGTFYSSPGQFYQLYSIYGEINGRTYPLVFGLLPGKSEGIYQRFFRLLMNYCVEINVVFQPQIVMCDFEVAVRNVLQRVFPEATVKGCFFHFTQCIWKKTQSLGLATMYRNNDGVQKLVRRAASLPLVPINPVEDVWFNTLEDTEEVNVDITRFAD; encoded by the coding sequence ATGGATGGAACATTCTACTCCTCACCTGGCCAGTTCTACCAACTGTATTCCATCTACGGAGAAATCAACGGACGGACTTATCCTTTAGTGTTTGGACTGCTTCCCGGAAAAAGTGAAGGCATTTACCAGCGATTTTTTCGCCTCCTTATGAACTACTGCGTAGAGATCAACGTTGTGTTTCAGCCACAGATTGTGATGTGTGATTTTGAAGTTGCGGTGAGGAATGTGTTGCAGAGAGTGTTTCCTGAGGCCACCGTGAAGGGATGCTTCTTCCATTTTACCCAGTGTATTTGGAAGAAGACACAATCTTTGGGATTAGCCACCATGTACCGAAACAACGATGGAGTACAGAAACTAGTGAGACGTGCCGCATCCCTGCCCCTTGTCCCGATCAACCCAGTAGAAGATGTTTGGTTTAACACCCTGGAGGACACCGAGGAAGTCAACGTGGACATCACCAGGTTCGCCGACTAA